A portion of the Streptomyces platensis genome contains these proteins:
- a CDS encoding P1 family peptidase, with translation MTEQPTGRPHPTGPQDALTDVLGLRVGHAQRIGDGYLTGTTVVLAPEGGAVAAVDVRGGGPGTRETDALDPRNLVQRVEALVLTGGSAFGLDAASGVAAWLEDQGRGFRVGPDPAQVVPVVPAAALFDLGRGGNWRARPDAALGREAAAAAAATEPGAPVARGNTGAGTGAVAGGLKGGTGTASAVLPSGATVAALAAVNAAGSVTDPRTGALYGHLYEDPTALPPPEVHAAALRRLAEARETSLTRSAASVGPPLNTTLAVVATDATLTRAQAHKLAGTAHDGLARALRPVHLLSDGDTVFALSTATRPLTPEDPRTDPAFGIHTEAGALNEILATGADVLTRAVVNAALAAETVRGPGGIFPSYRDLYGTA, from the coding sequence ATTACTGAGCAGCCGACGGGCCGGCCGCACCCCACGGGGCCGCAGGACGCACTCACCGACGTCCTCGGCCTCCGGGTCGGCCACGCCCAGCGCATCGGTGACGGCTACCTGACCGGCACCACCGTCGTCCTGGCCCCCGAGGGCGGCGCCGTCGCGGCCGTCGACGTACGCGGTGGCGGCCCCGGCACCCGGGAGACCGACGCGCTGGACCCGCGCAACCTCGTCCAGCGCGTCGAGGCACTGGTGCTGACCGGCGGCAGCGCCTTCGGTCTTGACGCCGCGTCCGGTGTCGCCGCGTGGCTGGAGGACCAGGGCCGGGGCTTCCGCGTCGGCCCGGACCCCGCCCAGGTCGTCCCGGTCGTCCCGGCAGCGGCCCTCTTCGACCTGGGCCGCGGCGGCAACTGGCGGGCCCGCCCCGACGCCGCCCTGGGCCGGGAAGCGGCCGCCGCCGCAGCGGCCACCGAGCCCGGCGCCCCGGTCGCCCGGGGCAACACGGGCGCCGGCACGGGCGCGGTAGCGGGCGGCCTCAAGGGCGGCACCGGCACCGCGAGCGCCGTCCTCCCCTCGGGCGCCACCGTCGCCGCCCTGGCCGCCGTCAACGCCGCGGGCTCCGTCACCGACCCACGCACCGGCGCCCTCTACGGCCATCTGTACGAGGACCCCACCGCCCTGCCGCCCCCCGAGGTGCACGCCGCCGCCCTGCGCCGCCTGGCCGAGGCCCGGGAAACCTCCCTGACCCGTTCGGCGGCATCCGTCGGCCCCCCGCTCAACACCACCCTCGCCGTGGTCGCCACCGACGCCACCCTCACCCGCGCCCAGGCCCACAAACTCGCCGGCACCGCCCACGACGGCCTGGCCCGCGCCCTCCGCCCCGTCCATCTCCTCTCCGACGGCGACACGGTCTTCGCCCTGTCCACCGCCACCCGCCCCCTCACCCCCGAAGACCCCCGCACCGACCCCGCCTTCGGCATCCACACCGAAGCCGGCGCCCTGAACGAGATCCTCGCCACCGGCGCGGACGTCCTGACCCGCGCCGTGGTCAACGCCGCCCTGGCAGCAGAAACGGTGCGCGGCCCCGGCGGCATCTTCCCGTCCTACCGCGACCTGTACGGAACGGCCTGA
- a CDS encoding VIT1/CCC1 transporter family protein: MTLQTPDHDEAHGGGLGSRLNWLRAAVLGANDGIVSTAGLVVGVAGATDERGALLTAGLAGLLAGSLSMAAGEYVSVSTQRDSEKAALAQEKRELATEPQAELIELTQMLEGKGLDAQLAREVAEQLTEHDALRAHAEVELGIDPDALTNPWHAAGASFLAFTVGALLPLLAIVLPPAAYRLWITVVAVVAALGLCGWSSARMGFAPVGRAVLRNVGGGVVAMGVTYAAGSVLGAVGV, from the coding sequence ATGACCTTGCAGACACCGGACCACGACGAGGCGCACGGCGGCGGACTCGGCAGCCGGCTCAACTGGCTGCGGGCGGCGGTCCTCGGGGCCAACGACGGCATCGTCTCCACCGCCGGGCTCGTCGTCGGGGTCGCCGGAGCCACCGACGAACGGGGTGCGTTGCTGACGGCGGGGCTGGCGGGGCTGCTGGCCGGTTCCCTGTCGATGGCGGCCGGTGAGTATGTCTCGGTCTCCACTCAGCGCGATTCGGAGAAGGCCGCGCTGGCGCAGGAGAAGCGGGAGCTGGCGACCGAGCCGCAGGCGGAACTCATCGAGCTGACGCAGATGTTGGAGGGCAAGGGGCTGGATGCGCAGCTCGCCCGGGAGGTGGCCGAGCAGCTCACCGAGCACGATGCGCTGCGGGCCCATGCCGAGGTGGAGTTGGGCATCGATCCCGACGCACTCACCAATCCGTGGCATGCGGCGGGGGCGAGCTTTCTCGCCTTCACGGTGGGGGCGTTGCTGCCGTTGCTGGCGATTGTGCTGCCGCCGGCCGCGTACCGGTTGTGGATCACGGTGGTTGCCGTGGTTGCGGCGCTGGGGTTGTGCGGGTGGAGCAGTGCGCGGATGGGGTTTGCGCCGGTGGGGCGGGCGGTGTTGCGGAATGTGGGGGGCGGGGTGGTGGCGATGGGGGTGACGTATGCGGCGGGGTCGGTGTTGGGGGCGGTCGGGGTTTGA
- a CDS encoding YIP1 family protein, with protein sequence MSAPPPSPPPSPPPPPPPPTLVQPAPRKPAPRRRLWWHRLIFGLWYRPVEVLDEARDRSAWGAAVLLSLISGAIGVLSVDAFHTQWAVDHTAGLQLIGLAEAGVLAASFVLGAVAHAIARTLGGIGRFAPTASLFIVLFWVTDLPRLAIAAWLPTDATFVQAATWTTWGFGYVLAILLIRGQHHLSTWKSAAAVSVQMLAALALLRLGPVR encoded by the coding sequence ATGTCCGCACCGCCCCCCTCACCGCCCCCCTCACCGCCTCCCCCGCCGCCACCGCCCACGCTCGTCCAGCCGGCCCCCCGCAAGCCGGCGCCTCGTCGCCGACTGTGGTGGCACCGGCTGATATTCGGGCTCTGGTACCGCCCGGTGGAGGTGCTGGACGAGGCGCGGGACCGCAGCGCCTGGGGTGCGGCGGTGCTGCTGTCGCTGATCAGCGGCGCCATCGGGGTGCTGTCGGTGGACGCGTTCCACACCCAGTGGGCCGTCGACCACACCGCGGGCCTCCAGCTCATCGGGCTGGCCGAGGCGGGGGTGCTGGCCGCCAGCTTCGTGCTGGGCGCGGTCGCCCATGCGATCGCCCGCACGCTGGGCGGCATAGGCCGCTTCGCGCCGACCGCGAGCCTGTTCATCGTGCTCTTCTGGGTGACGGATCTGCCGCGGCTGGCGATCGCCGCCTGGCTGCCGACCGACGCCACCTTCGTCCAGGCCGCGACCTGGACGACCTGGGGCTTCGGCTATGTCCTCGCGATATTGCTCATACGGGGCCAGCACCATCTGTCGACGTGGAAGTCGGCGGCCGCGGTCTCCGTACAGATGCTGGCCGCCCTGGCCCTGCTGCGGCTGGGCCCGGTCCGCTGA